A single genomic interval of Arachis duranensis cultivar V14167 chromosome 7, aradu.V14167.gnm2.J7QH, whole genome shotgun sequence harbors:
- the LOC107496280 gene encoding cytochrome P450 71D10 isoform X4, whose amino-acid sequence MDLQNLISIFTTFLFLFMLLKIAIKKFSSSKDITNLPPGPRKLPIIGNMHNLVGSMPHECLRNLASKYGPLMHLKLGEVSHIIVTSPEMAQEIMKTHDLNFCDRPNLLLARVMNYNRTGIVFAPYGEYWRQVRKICTMELLTVKCVQSFRHIREAEVSELVKTISQSEGSIFNLSQKILSMTYGITARIAFGKKYSYQKVFISSFEEALQIGGENRIADLYPSIRGLLEMMSRDKTKLEELHKKSDKVLQDIIDDHRNRKGGKCEEEEASEDLVDVLLKFQQKDSEYPLTDDNIKAVIQDIFAGGGETSSAVVEWAMAEMIKKPKVMKAAQAEVRRVYGSKGYVDESELHQLTYLKSIIKETLRLHPSVPLLVPRENKEPCQIKGYQIPANSRIIINAWAIGRDPTYWVDAMEFKPERFDDNYSIDSRGTNFEFIPFGGGRRMCPGITFATPNMELPLAQLLYHFDWKLPNGIKNDELDMSELFGITIRRKNDLCLIPIIHYQP is encoded by the exons ATGGATCTTCAAAACCTTATCTCTATCTTCACCaccttcctctttctctttatGCTATTGAAAATAGCCATTAAGAAATTTAGTTCTTCCAAGGATATTACCAATTTACCCCCAGGGCCAAGAAAACTACCCATAATAGGAAACATGCACAACCTTGTAGGATCAATGCCCCATGAATGCCTAAGAAACTTAGCATCCAAATATGGACCCTTAATGCATCTTAAACTTGGAGAAGTGTCCCACATCATAGTTACATCACCTGAAATGGCACAAGAGATTATGAAGACTCATGATCTCAACTTTTGTGATAGGCCAAACCTTCTCTTAGCAAGAGTCATGAATTACAACCGAACAGGCATTGTCTTTGCCCCCTATGGAGAGTATTGGAGGCAAGTACGAAAGATATGCACCATGGAGTTATTAACAGTAAAGTGTGTTCAATCTTTTAGGCACATAAGAGAAGCAGAGGTTTCAGAGTTAGTCAAAACAATATCTCAAAGTGAAGGCTCTATTTTTAATCTCTCTCAAAAGATTTTATCAATGACCTATGGAATCACGGCTAGAATAGCATTTG GAAAAAAATATAGCTACCAGAAAGTTTTTATATCATCTTTTGAAGAAGCATTGCAAATAGGAGGAGAAAATCGTATTGCTGATCTGTATCCTTCAATTAGAGGACTGCTTGAAATGATGAGTAGAGACAAGACTAAGCTTGAAGAATTGCATAAAAAGTCTGATAAGGTATTGCAAGACATCATAGATGATCATAGAAATAGAAAAGGTGGCaaatgtgaagaagaagaagctagtGAAGATCTAGTTGATGTTCTTCTCAAGTTTCAACAAAAAGACTCTGAATATCCCTTAACTGATGATAACATTAAAGCAGTCATTCAG GACATATTTGCTGGTGGTGGAGAAACATCTTCAGCGGTTGTGGAATGGGCAATGGCTGAAATGATAAAGAAACCAAAAGTGATGAAAGCTGCTCAAGCTGAAGTTAGAAGAGTTTATGGTAGCAAAGGGTATGTGGATGAATCAGAATTGCACCAATTGACATATCTTAAATCTATCATCAAAGAAACCTTAAGATTACATCCATCTGTGCCATTGTTAGTTCCTAGAGAGAACAAAGAACCATGCCAAATCAAAGGGTATCAAATTCCAGCCAATTCTAGAATTATTATCAATGCTTGGGCAATTGGAAGAGATCCAACATATTGGGTTGATGCCATGGAATTTAAGCCTGAGAGGTTTGATGATAATTATTCAATTGATAGTAGAGGCACAAACTTTGAGTTTATTCCATTTGGTGGTGGAAGAAGAATGTGTCCCGGAATTACATTTGCTACACCAAACATGGAGTTGCCACTTGCTCAACTTCTTTACCATTTTGATTGGAAGCTTCCCAATGGAATCAAGAATGATGAACTTGATATGAGTGAG